The proteins below come from a single Necator americanus strain Aroian chromosome V, whole genome shotgun sequence genomic window:
- a CDS encoding hypothetical protein (NECATOR_CHRV.G20255.T1), giving the protein MRTKCAFLRLRDRGGRKLWIVSAHAPTETAEDNSKDAFYDELNALMSKIPGQQVVIVGIDANVKMGLEQQSDVLGKWYYAAERTSDNGDRLVDLCEQTGLIIASTFKRNHRRHQLTWQGSTLSTPEEQRKRKMRTYKLQLDYVLARNIPQSDIRKSRAVWDVAFDSDHRPVLLSFKIRTKFRQRVSIHAGVRTRKKLSDADSFAECIQDAARETLPFLLPRKKFAFASAETKSTYNSVCVARSAGDFNQEKRLRRKLRRQLQQNRDNEWTSRAMEFEKAWEDRNRRKAYALLKQYSGKMKRCSPVLNTANGVAVGEATLPIWKEYFNTLLNLLAPSVPELEHVHRPTYAVNEDPPTVSEVLVCIQKMKNGKSGGDDGISVEMLKYLPPSGILEMTKIIRSIWIDERIPDSWRHAIIIPLHKKLSVTDPRNYRGISLLRVMYKVLERIIPDRLIKHREKTTRDGQAGFRPGRSTTDQVFIIRRVIEIWRRYSKPMQLAFLDFEAAFDSPHRGRLLNALSAAGVPGKFVRLLDDMNQRTTAAVRTPAGCTIPFEVVTGVRQGAVAGPFLFSFAIDDILRRTVDQCPADIVLTPFGCPLTDLEYADDVVIFAKSSTTFQHVVNLVSKLAAAYGLLLHPDKCK; this is encoded by the exons atgagaacaaa atgcgcctttttacgactgcgggaccgcggaggacgtaaactctggatcgtaagtgctcacgcacctacagaaaccgctgaggacaacagtaaggacgccttctatgatgaactcaatgcgttgatgtctaaaataccaggccagcaggtggtcattgtcggaatcgacgcaaatgtgaagatgggactcgaacagcaatccgatgtgctaggaaaatggtactatgcagcggagcgcacgtcggacaacggtgaccgtctggtcgacttgtgcgaacagacgggcctcatcatcgcttccacgtttaagaggaatcatcgacgccatcagctcacgtggcaggggtcaaccctttcaacgcctgaagagcagcgcaagcggaagatgaggacttataaacttcagctcgactacgttttggcgaggaacattcctcagtcagatatccggaaatctagagctgtttgggacgtcgcgttcgactctgaccaccgtccagttcttctcagcttcaagatacg aacaaaattccgccaacgtgtgtctattcatgctggagtacggaccaggaagaagcttagcgatgcagATTCCTTCGCagagtgcatccaggacgctgcaagggaaactcTCCCGTTTCTATTGCCGcgaaagaagtttgcctttgcatctgcggaaacaaaatccacatacaattctgtatgtgtcgcgcgcagcgctggtgacttcaatcaggaaaagcgtcttagaaggaagctgcgtcgtcaactgcaacaaaaccGCGATAatgagtggacgtcaagagcgatggagtttgagaaggcgtgggaggacaggaaccggcggaaagcctatgctctactaaaacagtatagcggcaaaatgaaaagatgttcccctgtcctcaacactgccaatggggtagctgtcggtgaagcaacccttccaatttggaaggaataCTTCAATACCTTGCTGAACCTGCTAGCACCGTCAgtccctgaactcgaacacgttcatagaccgacatacgcggttaacgaggaCCCACCGACcgtgtcggaggtcctggtctgtattcaaaaaatgaagaatggaaaatctggcggagacgacggTATTAGCgtagaaatgctaaaatatcttcctccgtctgggattcttgagatgacaaagatcatccgttcaatatggatagacgaaaggatacctgattcgtggagacacgctatcataattcccctccacaagaagttatccgtcacggaccccaggaattatcgaggaatctctttgctgcgtgttatgtacaaggtattggagcgcattatcccggaccgactcattaaacatcgcgaaaaaacaacgcgcgacgggcaagctggctttcgtcccggccgatctacgactgaccaggtgttcatcatcaggagagtgatcgaaatctggcggcggtattcgaagccaatgcaactagcgtttctggactttgaagccgcgttcgattctcctcaccgaggccgtcttctcaacgcgctgagCGCCgctggagtaccaggaaagttcgttcgcttgcttgatgacatgaatcaacgaacaactgctgcagttcgaacaccagccggatgtacaataccgtttgaagtggtaactggagtaagacaaggggcagtggcaggacctttcctgttcagtttcgcaatcgacgacattttgcgaagaacagtcgaccagtgtcctgccgacattgtcttaacACCATttgggtgccccttgactgacctcgagtacgccgacgatgttgttatattcgcgaaaAGCAGTACGAcatttcaacatgttgtcaaccttgtatcgaagctggctgcagcttACGGACTACTCCTAcaccctgataaatgcaagtag
- a CDS encoding hypothetical protein (NECATOR_CHRV.G20255.T2) yields the protein MESLATTIRFVTLNCRTLSSELQQAALSRLLRYLSSKITPYTAGDENKVGGCAIAVRNDYKNLVEEFGSTSSRCAFLRLRDRGGRKLWIVSAHAPTETAEDNSKDAFYDELNALMSKIPGQQVVIVGIDANVKMGLEQQSDVLGKWYYAAERTSDNGDRLVDLCEQTGLIIASTFKRNHRRHQLTWQGSTLSTPEEQRKRKMRTYKLQLDYVLARNIPQSDIRKSRAVWDVAFDSDHRPVLLSFKIRTKFRQRVSIHAGVRTRKKLSDADSFAECIQDAARETLPFLLPRKKFAFASAETKSTYNSVCVARSAGDFNQEKRLRRKLRRQLQQNRDNEWTSRAMEFEKAWEDRNRRKAYALLKQYSGKMKRCSPVLNTANGVAVGEATLPIWKEYFNTLLNLLAPSVPELEHVHRPTYAVNEDPPTVSEVLVCIQKMKNGKSGGDDGISVEMLKYLPPSGILEMTKIIRSIWIDERIPDSWRHAIIIPLHKKLSVTDPRNYRGISLLRVMYKVLERIIPDRLIKHREKTTRDGQAGFRPGRSTTDQVFIIRRVIEIWRRYSKPMQLAFLDFEAAFDSPHRGRLLNALSAAGVPGKFVRLLDDMNQRTTAAVRTPAGCTIPFEVVTGVRQGAVAGPFLFSFAIDDILRRTVDQCPADIVLTPFGCPLTDLEYADDVVIFAKSSTTFQHVVNLVSKLAAAYGLLLHPDKCK from the exons atggaatctttggcaacaaccattcgtttcgtgacgctgaactgccgaacattatcgagtgaacttcaacaagccgctctatccagacttctgcgatatctct catcgaaaattacaccatatactgctggcgatgagaacaaagtaggtggctgtgcgatagctgtgaggaacgattacaagaacctggtggaggaatttggctcaacgtcgtctagatgcgcctttttacgactgcgggaccgcggaggacgtaaactctggatcgtaagtgctcacgcacctacagaaaccgctgaggacaacagtaaggacgccttctatgatgaactcaatgcgttgatgtctaaaataccaggccagcaggtggtcattgtcggaatcgacgcaaatgtgaagatgggactcgaacagcaatccgatgtgctaggaaaatggtactatgcagcggagcgcacgtcggacaacggtgaccgtctggtcgacttgtgcgaacagacgggcctcatcatcgcttccacgtttaagaggaatcatcgacgccatcagctcacgtggcaggggtcaaccctttcaacgcctgaagagcagcgcaagcggaagatgaggacttataaacttcagctcgactacgttttggcgaggaacattcctcagtcagatatccggaaatctagagctgtttgggacgtcgcgttcgactctgaccaccgtccagttcttctcagcttcaagatacg aacaaaattccgccaacgtgtgtctattcatgctggagtacggaccaggaagaagcttagcgatgcagATTCCTTCGCagagtgcatccaggacgctgcaagggaaactcTCCCGTTTCTATTGCCGcgaaagaagtttgcctttgcatctgcggaaacaaaatccacatacaattctgtatgtgtcgcgcgcagcgctggtgacttcaatcaggaaaagcgtcttagaaggaagctgcgtcgtcaactgcaacaaaaccGCGATAatgagtggacgtcaagagcgatggagtttgagaaggcgtgggaggacaggaaccggcggaaagcctatgctctactaaaacagtatagcggcaaaatgaaaagatgttcccctgtcctcaacactgccaatggggtagctgtcggtgaagcaacccttccaatttggaaggaataCTTCAATACCTTGCTGAACCTGCTAGCACCGTCAgtccctgaactcgaacacgttcatagaccgacatacgcggttaacgaggaCCCACCGACcgtgtcggaggtcctggtctgtattcaaaaaatgaagaatggaaaatctggcggagacgacggTATTAGCgtagaaatgctaaaatatcttcctccgtctgggattcttgagatgacaaagatcatccgttcaatatggatagacgaaaggatacctgattcgtggagacacgctatcataattcccctccacaagaagttatccgtcacggaccccaggaattatcgaggaatctctttgctgcgtgttatgtacaaggtattggagcgcattatcccggaccgactcattaaacatcgcgaaaaaacaacgcgcgacgggcaagctggctttcgtcccggccgatctacgactgaccaggtgttcatcatcaggagagtgatcgaaatctggcggcggtattcgaagccaatgcaactagcgtttctggactttgaagccgcgttcgattctcctcaccgaggccgtcttctcaacgcgctgagCGCCgctggagtaccaggaaagttcgttcgcttgcttgatgacatgaatcaacgaacaactgctgcagttcgaacaccagccggatgtacaataccgtttgaagtggtaactggagtaagacaaggggcagtggcaggacctttcctgttcagtttcgcaatcgacgacattttgcgaagaacagtcgaccagtgtcctgccgacattgtcttaacACCATttgggtgccccttgactgacctcgagtacgccgacgatgttgttatattcgcgaaaAGCAGTACGAcatttcaacatgttgtcaaccttgtatcgaagctggctgcagcttACGGACTACTCCTAcaccctgataaatgcaagtag